In Arcobacter ellisii, a genomic segment contains:
- a CDS encoding heme-binding domain-containing protein: MKRTLLIFLIIFIVMQFIQTDKTNPKVDKNIEIKASEEVMKIFKTACYDCHSNETVYPWYSNIAPFSWVVSNHINEGRKALNFSTWENYSDEEKKEHLKDIYRTVYASMPLQSYLWIHDDAILTKEQRTLIRDWTGVRPK; encoded by the coding sequence ATGAAAAGAACTTTATTAATTTTTTTAATTATTTTTATTGTTATGCAGTTTATTCAAACTGATAAAACAAATCCAAAAGTAGATAAAAATATTGAGATAAAAGCAAGTGAAGAGGTAATGAAAATTTTTAAAACAGCTTGTTATGATTGTCACTCAAATGAGACAGTTTATCCTTGGTATTCAAATATTGCTCCTTTTTCTTGGGTTGTTTCAAATCATATAAATGAAGGTAGAAAAGCATTGAATTTTTCTACTTGGGAAAATTATAGTGATGAAGAGAAAAAAGAGCATTTAAAAGATATTTATAGAACAGTTTATGCTTCAATGCCATTACAAAGTTATCTTTGGATTCATGATGATGCAATTTTAACTAAAGAGCAAAGAACTTTGATTAGAGATTGGACAGGGGTTAGACCTAAGTGA
- a CDS encoding DUF1538 family protein gives MLQLYFFLRLLRESFRDLIPIILVILFFQLAIIQSVPDGWVNTALGLGIVAIGLAIFLQGLEIGIFPVGESLAKDFAKSGHVIWILIFGFLIGFGTTIAEPALAVIADKAASISSGRIDSNILRLVVALSVGFAILLGVYRIIKGHPIHYYIIIGYILVVGVTFFAPSEIIGLAYDLGGVTTSTVTVPLVAALGIGLASSIKGRNPVIDGFGLIAFASLTPMIFVQIYGVYVYNFGEVKEVTQVVIQATVSTSTTISISSILSGFFAVIRDVLPILLIILFFQYIILKKSIEKPKTVFLGFALVIVGLYTFILGLELGLFSLGETMAYQLTKGNSVFIIYAFAFAIGFSTTMAEPALMAIAKKAKEISDGKVNDFVLRLFVAFGVAIGIALGAFRIVDGGHIHYYIIVGYIVVIILTFIAPKYIIPIAYDSGGVTTSTVTVPLVAALGIGLASNIEGRSSLIDGFGLIAFASLFPMITVMLCGVIIEKMGVKSDTQIEHEELLRDALVDADNMELSTVNIDGSKIRHSLVLQFSAVVIIIPEDKKDDAIMAAQKAGASGVTLLNAQGIGLEGMANFYRTSFEAKDVLLLFLLPQHLVNEVIKSIIHSLHITTTGKGVAFAFPLSHMKGISLTKEDIFKEKAYQVNINKDEELGEIR, from the coding sequence GTGTTACAACTCTATTTTTTTCTTAGACTTCTTAGAGAATCTTTTCGTGATTTAATACCAATTATTTTGGTAATTTTATTTTTTCAGTTAGCAATTATTCAAAGTGTTCCTGATGGTTGGGTTAATACGGCTCTTGGTTTAGGAATTGTAGCAATAGGTTTAGCAATATTTTTACAAGGTTTAGAAATTGGAATATTTCCAGTTGGTGAATCATTAGCTAAAGATTTTGCTAAGTCAGGTCATGTAATTTGGATATTGATTTTTGGATTTCTTATAGGATTTGGTACAACAATAGCCGAACCTGCACTTGCAGTTATTGCTGATAAAGCAGCATCAATATCAAGTGGAAGAATAGATTCTAATATATTAAGATTAGTTGTAGCCTTATCTGTAGGTTTTGCAATATTATTAGGTGTTTACAGAATCATAAAAGGTCATCCAATCCACTACTATATCATCATAGGATATATCTTAGTTGTTGGAGTTACTTTTTTTGCTCCAAGTGAGATAATTGGTTTAGCTTATGATTTAGGAGGAGTTACAACTTCAACAGTTACTGTTCCTTTAGTTGCTGCACTTGGGATTGGTCTTGCTTCATCAATTAAAGGAAGAAATCCTGTTATTGATGGTTTTGGTCTTATTGCTTTTGCTTCATTAACTCCAATGATATTTGTTCAGATTTATGGAGTTTATGTTTATAATTTTGGAGAGGTAAAAGAAGTTACTCAAGTTGTTATACAAGCAACAGTTAGTACATCAACTACAATTAGTATTAGTTCAATTTTAAGTGGATTTTTTGCAGTAATAAGAGATGTTCTTCCTATTTTATTAATTATTTTATTTTTCCAATACATTATTTTAAAGAAAAGTATAGAAAAACCAAAAACTGTATTTTTAGGGTTTGCTTTAGTTATTGTTGGATTATATACATTTATTTTAGGATTAGAATTAGGATTGTTTTCACTTGGTGAAACAATGGCTTATCAATTAACAAAAGGTAATTCTGTATTTATAATTTATGCTTTTGCATTTGCAATTGGATTTTCAACAACTATGGCAGAACCAGCTCTTATGGCAATTGCAAAAAAAGCAAAAGAGATAAGTGATGGAAAAGTTAATGATTTTGTTCTAAGACTATTTGTTGCTTTTGGTGTTGCAATTGGTATTGCATTAGGGGCATTTAGAATAGTTGATGGTGGACATATTCACTACTACATAATTGTTGGATATATTGTTGTAATAATTCTTACTTTTATTGCACCAAAATATATAATTCCAATAGCTTATGATAGTGGAGGGGTTACAACTTCAACAGTTACTGTTCCTTTAGTTGCAGCTTTAGGAATTGGGCTTGCTTCAAATATTGAAGGAAGAAGTTCTTTAATTGATGGATTTGGACTTATCGCTTTTGCTTCATTATTTCCAATGATAACAGTTATGCTTTGTGGTGTAATTATTGAAAAAATGGGAGTTAAATCAGATACCCAAATTGAACATGAAGAGTTATTAAGAGATGCTTTAGTTGATGCAGATAATATGGAATTATCAACTGTAAATATAGATGGTTCAAAAATTAGACACTCTTTAGTATTACAATTTAGTGCAGTTGTGATAATAATTCCAGAAGACAAAAAAGATGATGCAATTATGGCAGCACAAAAAGCAGGAGCATCAGGTGTTACACTTTTAAATGCACAAGGAATAGGTCTAGAAGGAATGGCAAATTTCTATAGAACTTCTTTTGAAGCAAAAGATGTGTTACTATTATTTTTATTACCACAGCATTTAGTAAATGAGGTTATAAAATCTATTATTCATTCATTACATATTACAACAACAGGAAAAGGAGTTGCTTTTGCTTTCCCTTTATCTCATATGAAAGGTATCTCTTTAACAAAAGAGGATATTTTTAAAGAAAAAGCTTATCAAGTTAATATAAATAAAGATGAAGAGTTAGGAGAAATTAGGTGA
- a CDS encoding sensor histidine kinase has translation MKNLSIRIKLIIIFILIKILPLLFIAYIAYEGVLKLDTYLNKSTTFLYNQSKEIIINTANASIEDSIKNLDKKSQDSLEKISYQIANQVAEFLYERDKDLIFLSKLDLNQKILDSFYESKNKDITIHSEYYYDDETNTYKSKEEFKSIERDKKTATLKDNEKEFNYIDPINYKTKNIPIYKEISFFDLNGVEKYKVSSLNKEKVDVSNSKNTYVKAEKYFEEIKKLKQNEIYVSDVIGEYVGTKVIGTFTKEKAKKAGIEFEPNNYGYAGVENPLGKRFEGIVRFITPVYKNGEKIGYVSLALDHRHIQEYTNTVNPTNTSLKQNISDATLGNYAFMWDYEGKSIAHPRDYSILGYDKNTGERVMPWLSADLAEKYYQSNKNINEFLKDYPKFEEQSLNKKPNLKQLKEDGNVGLDCRYLNFAPQCEGWMQLTENGGYGSFIINWSNVWKLTTAAAIPYYTGKYANSKRGFGFVTIGASVDDFHAAANKTKSDVLDILKNQTENMSEIMTENQFEIKSFIKALINELTIITFAMVILIIIIALLMSGYLSKKIDHILIGTKKFANNELDYRIKVTSKDEIGQLENSFNEMATKIEKLIIEEKKLNSNLEQKVILETSKQKEQEQLLIQQTRLAAMGEMIGNIAHQWRQPLNALGLVLQNLKFSYDIGELNENMMSKSINKATMLTNSMSKTIDDFRNFFKPNKAKEEFSINENVFKAIELVESTFEHHHIKLEKYFSLEEPKFYGFPNEFSQVILNILTNAKDAIFENKIENPLVIVQTKIEDSNILISIKDNGKGISEEIINKIFEPYFTTKDESKGTGIGLYMSKLIIENNMGGKIEVKNDDEGAIFTIKLPINNN, from the coding sequence AAAGTACAACTTTTTTATATAATCAAAGTAAAGAGATAATTATAAATACAGCAAATGCTTCAATTGAAGATAGTATTAAGAATTTAGATAAAAAATCTCAAGATTCTTTAGAAAAAATCTCTTATCAAATAGCAAATCAAGTTGCTGAGTTTTTATATGAAAGAGATAAAGATTTGATTTTTTTATCAAAATTGGATTTAAACCAAAAAATTTTAGATAGTTTTTATGAATCAAAAAATAAAGATATTACTATTCATTCAGAATATTATTATGATGATGAAACAAATACATATAAATCTAAAGAAGAGTTTAAAAGTATTGAAAGAGATAAAAAAACAGCAACTTTAAAAGATAATGAAAAAGAGTTTAATTATATTGATCCTATAAATTACAAAACGAAAAATATTCCAATTTATAAAGAGATATCATTTTTTGATCTAAATGGTGTTGAAAAATACAAAGTTTCATCACTTAATAAAGAAAAAGTTGATGTATCAAATAGCAAAAATACATATGTAAAAGCTGAAAAATATTTTGAAGAAATAAAAAAATTAAAACAGAATGAAATTTATGTTTCAGATGTTATAGGTGAATATGTAGGAACAAAAGTTATTGGGACATTTACTAAAGAAAAAGCAAAAAAAGCTGGAATTGAATTTGAACCAAATAATTATGGATATGCAGGAGTTGAAAATCCTTTAGGAAAAAGATTTGAAGGTATAGTTAGATTTATTACACCGGTTTATAAAAATGGTGAAAAAATAGGTTATGTTTCACTAGCTTTAGACCACAGACATATACAAGAATATACAAATACAGTTAATCCAACTAATACAAGTTTAAAACAAAATATTTCAGATGCTACTTTAGGTAATTATGCATTTATGTGGGATTATGAAGGGAAAAGTATTGCTCATCCAAGAGATTATTCGATTCTTGGATATGATAAAAATACAGGTGAAAGAGTTATGCCTTGGTTAAGTGCTGATTTGGCTGAGAAATATTATCAATCTAATAAAAATATAAATGAGTTTTTAAAAGATTATCCAAAATTTGAAGAACAAAGTTTAAATAAAAAACCAAATTTAAAACAGCTAAAAGAGGATGGAAATGTTGGTCTTGATTGTAGATATCTAAATTTTGCACCTCAATGTGAAGGTTGGATGCAATTAACAGAAAATGGAGGTTATGGGTCATTTATTATTAATTGGAGTAATGTTTGGAAACTAACAACTGCTGCTGCTATTCCATATTATACAGGTAAATATGCAAATTCTAAACGAGGATTTGGATTTGTAACTATTGGAGCTAGTGTTGATGATTTTCATGCAGCTGCTAATAAAACTAAAAGTGATGTTTTGGATATATTAAAAAATCAAACTGAAAATATGTCAGAAATAATGACAGAAAATCAATTTGAGATAAAAAGTTTTATAAAAGCTTTAATAAATGAATTGACAATAATTACCTTTGCAATGGTTATATTAATTATTATAATTGCCTTACTAATGTCTGGATATTTAAGTAAAAAAATTGACCATATATTAATTGGAACGAAAAAATTTGCTAATAATGAATTAGATTATAGAATAAAAGTAACTTCAAAAGATGAAATAGGTCAATTAGAAAATTCATTTAATGAAATGGCAACAAAAATAGAGAAACTAATAATTGAAGAGAAAAAATTAAATAGTAATTTAGAACAAAAAGTAATTTTAGAAACTTCAAAACAAAAAGAACAAGAACAACTTTTAATCCAACAAACAAGACTAGCAGCAATGGGTGAAATGATTGGAAATATTGCTCATCAATGGAGACAACCTTTAAATGCATTAGGCTTAGTTTTACAAAATCTGAAATTTTCTTATGATATAGGAGAATTAAATGAAAATATGATGAGTAAATCAATAAATAAAGCAACAATGCTTACAAATAGTATGTCTAAAACAATAGATGATTTTAGAAATTTTTTCAAACCAAATAAAGCAAAAGAAGAGTTTAGTATAAATGAAAATGTATTTAAAGCAATAGAGTTAGTTGAATCAACATTTGAACATCATCATATAAAATTAGAAAAATATTTTTCTTTAGAAGAACCAAAGTTTTATGGTTTCCCAAATGAATTTTCACAAGTAATATTAAATATTCTTACAAATGCAAAAGATGCAATTTTTGAAAATAAAATAGAGAATCCTCTTGTAATAGTTCAAACAAAAATTGAAGATAGTAATATTCTTATTTCAATAAAAGATAATGGAAAAGGAATAAGTGAAGAGATAATAAACAAAATATTTGAACCATATTTTACAACTAAAGATGAAAGTAAGGGTACAGGAATTGGTCTTTATATGTCAAAATTGATTATTGAAAATAATATGGGTGGAAAAATAGAAGTTAAAAATGATGATGAAGGTGCAATTTTCACTATAAAATTGCCAATTAATAATAACTAA
- a CDS encoding thioredoxin family protein: MIQLENFQQVEEAINNNDAVLIYFSGENCSVCKVLKPKIEEEVIKNFPNFRLYEIKTDIYKELTSQFTVFSIPTTIIFFDKKEFKRYGRNMSIPLFLEEIQRPYNLMCE; encoded by the coding sequence GTGATTCAACTAGAAAATTTCCAACAAGTAGAAGAAGCTATTAATAATAATGATGCAGTATTAATATATTTTAGTGGAGAGAATTGTTCAGTTTGTAAAGTTTTAAAACCAAAAATTGAAGAAGAAGTAATTAAAAATTTCCCAAATTTTAGACTTTATGAGATAAAAACGGATATTTATAAAGAACTTACAAGTCAATTTACTGTATTTTCTATTCCAACTACAATCATATTTTTTGATAAAAAAGAGTTCAAAAGATATGGAAGAAATATGAGTATTCCTCTATTTTTAGAAGAAATACAACGACCTTATAATTTAATGTGTGAGTAA
- a CDS encoding 2-isopropylmalate synthase — protein MDKNKIIVFDTTLRDGEQSPGCSMNTEEKLKVALQLEKLGVDVIEAGFAAASPGDFDAVSRIAEIVKNSSICSLARAVENDIKQAGLAVSKAPKHRIHTFIATSPIHMQYKLKMAPDEVIKRAIHAVEYAKTFVDDVEFSLEDAGRSEISFMKEVMDAVISAGARTINLPDTVGYRLPTELGAMVKELSAYAGDRAIISVHNHNDLGLATANTLAAVLNGARQIEVTINGLGERAGNSALEEAVMAIKTRKDAFGDLYTTINTPEIYATSRLVATITGVEPQQNKAIVGKNAFAHESGIHQDGVLKHQETYEIMRPEDVGVIKDSTLILGKHSGRAAFKDKIAQLGFDKVSDEELNAAFERFKVLADKKKEITDDDVRMLITDEALNHDKTYDLIGLQISDCTTGVPTAAVAIKYKDEIIKDAAIGDGTMDAIFKTIDRITGYNGELKDYKVISVTEGKDALAKVTTRVSFDSTSPAFVGHGLSIDTMLATAKAYIGALNSYLSQKERLSKTCEHQV, from the coding sequence ATGGATAAAAATAAAATTATAGTATTTGATACAACATTAAGAGATGGTGAACAAAGTCCTGGTTGTTCTATGAACACTGAGGAAAAATTAAAAGTTGCATTACAATTAGAAAAATTAGGTGTTGATGTAATAGAAGCTGGATTTGCAGCAGCAAGTCCTGGAGATTTTGATGCAGTAAGTAGAATTGCAGAGATTGTAAAAAATTCAAGTATCTGTTCTTTAGCAAGAGCAGTTGAGAATGATATTAAACAAGCTGGATTAGCAGTATCAAAAGCCCCAAAACATAGAATTCATACATTTATAGCAACAAGCCCAATTCATATGCAATATAAATTAAAAATGGCTCCAGATGAAGTAATAAAAAGAGCAATCCATGCAGTAGAGTATGCAAAAACTTTTGTTGATGATGTTGAGTTTTCTTTAGAAGATGCAGGAAGAAGTGAAATCTCTTTTATGAAAGAAGTTATGGATGCAGTTATAAGTGCAGGTGCAAGAACTATTAACTTACCAGATACTGTTGGATATAGATTACCAACTGAATTAGGTGCAATGGTTAAAGAATTAAGTGCTTATGCAGGGGATAGAGCAATTATTTCAGTTCACAATCACAATGACTTAGGATTAGCAACAGCTAACACTTTAGCAGCTGTTTTAAATGGAGCTAGACAAATTGAAGTAACAATAAATGGATTAGGTGAAAGAGCTGGAAATTCAGCTTTAGAAGAAGCTGTTATGGCTATTAAAACAAGAAAAGATGCTTTTGGTGACTTATATACTACGATTAATACTCCTGAAATTTATGCTACTTCAAGATTAGTTGCAACAATAACTGGTGTTGAGCCTCAACAAAATAAAGCAATTGTTGGTAAAAATGCTTTTGCACATGAAAGTGGAATTCATCAAGATGGTGTATTAAAACATCAAGAAACTTATGAAATTATGAGACCTGAAGATGTTGGAGTTATTAAAGACTCTACTTTAATTTTAGGAAAACATAGTGGACGTGCAGCATTTAAAGATAAAATTGCTCAATTAGGATTTGATAAAGTTAGTGATGAAGAATTAAATGCAGCATTTGAAAGATTTAAAGTTTTAGCTGATAAGAAAAAAGAGATTACAGATGATGATGTAAGAATGTTAATTACTGATGAAGCTTTAAATCATGACAAAACATATGATTTAATAGGATTACAAATTAGTGATTGTACAACAGGAGTTCCAACTGCTGCTGTTGCTATTAAATACAAAGATGAAATTATTAAAGATGCAGCTATTGGTGATGGAACTATGGATGCAATATTTAAAACAATTGATAGAATTACAGGTTATAACGGAGAATTAAAAGATTATAAAGTAATCTCTGTAACAGAAGGAAAAGATGCTTTAGCAAAAGTTACAACAAGAGTATCTTTTGATTCAACAAGCCCAGCTTTTGTAGGTCATGGATTAAGTATTGATACAATGTTAGCAACTGCGAAAGCTTACATTGGTGCATTAAATTCATATCTTTCTCAAAAAGAGAGACTTTCAAAAACTTGCGAACATCAAGTTTGA